A region from the Paraurantiacibacter namhicola genome encodes:
- a CDS encoding aspartyl protease family protein yields the protein MQKTFFMAMAGAAALAMSGAAADPQALADPNFAPDPNGETLQLDVEHFQRVTVPVQIGGTGPYRFLVDTGAQATVISRELADELSLNDRGQATLIGMASRRPVEVAMIPGFSLGRRTMTIRQAPLVDRQNIGGAHGILGLDSLQDQRVVIDFVKEEIHVTDVTDKRKNSGYEIVVQAQPKLGQLIITDARVNGIETTVIIDTGSQGTIGNPALLETLRRTRQIGQTDLIDINGVRMSTDVYKAGKLTVGQMQLRNFPILFADSPPFHALGLSDTPALVLGVNELSVFRRVAIDFKDRKVMFDLPRGLGFGNLRSTTVGGF from the coding sequence ATGCAAAAGACATTTTTCATGGCGATGGCGGGCGCGGCAGCGCTGGCAATGTCCGGTGCTGCGGCTGACCCGCAGGCCCTGGCCGACCCCAATTTCGCGCCCGACCCGAATGGCGAGACACTGCAGCTGGATGTCGAGCACTTCCAGCGAGTCACCGTGCCGGTGCAGATCGGCGGGACTGGCCCATATCGCTTCCTTGTCGACACGGGCGCTCAGGCCACCGTCATCAGCCGCGAGCTTGCCGACGAGTTGAGCCTGAACGACCGCGGCCAGGCCACGCTTATCGGCATGGCGAGCCGCCGGCCGGTAGAAGTCGCAATGATCCCGGGCTTTTCGCTTGGACGCCGGACCATGACCATCCGACAGGCACCGCTGGTGGACCGGCAGAACATCGGCGGGGCGCACGGTATCCTCGGTCTCGACAGCCTGCAGGACCAGCGCGTCGTCATCGATTTCGTGAAAGAGGAAATCCACGTCACCGACGTGACCGACAAGCGCAAGAATTCCGGTTACGAGATCGTCGTGCAGGCGCAGCCCAAGCTGGGCCAGCTAATCATCACCGATGCGCGGGTCAACGGGATCGAGACGACCGTCATCATCGATACCGGATCGCAAGGCACGATCGGCAATCCGGCCCTGCTGGAGACCCTGCGCCGCACACGCCAGATCGGTCAAACGGACCTGATAGACATCAACGGCGTCCGCATGAGCACCGATGTCTATAAGGCAGGCAAGCTGACGGTCGGGCAAATGCAGCTGCGCAACTTCCCCATCCTGTTTGCCGACAGCCCGCCATTCCACGCCCTGGGCCTTTCCGACACACCCGCGCTGGTGCTGGGCGTGAACGAGCTGTCCGTCTTCCGCCGCGTCGCGATCGATTTCAAGGATCGCAAGGTCATGTTCGACCTGCCGCGCGGACTCGGCTTCGGCAACCTGCGCAGCACGACAGTCGGCGGCTTCTGA
- a CDS encoding lipopolysaccharide biosynthesis protein yields the protein MSDAVHPNEAMSLKRATAWAALAQYSGFALQFIASVIIARYFLDPAEVGIFSVAFSAAALVHGLQDFGLNRFIVGAKELSDDTVRVTFTVSIAVAAFIVTVILLLAQPMADFFGNEALYTIALVIGISYVFIPFSVVPLAMVQRRMDFRGYAFVETGANLVQVVITVGAAWYGYSSLSLAFGVFAYQMAKAGLTQLVNPIFRIFPPSLDGSRRIFTYGGSSSLISFTASVATRAPDLIVGKMISEAALGLYGRATGLAVQFRVLVSGPVESVFYPSLSRARDRGEDISAHYLRLTSALCAVTWAAMFGLAMGAEPLVLALYGERWAGVAPVMVWVALAQVFFIAIPMQIDVGYLLGKWRTIVMLTMLDAALSIGLLYYAAQFGLEWAAISRIVHGAIWWVIHAAFMQRLVGFSWRSLLDIYWRTFVAGLAAIGPLALGYAFWMAPDEMTFGVLALLSTLGVVTWYAALIAIRHPSAGEFSDILRHQREAFGRLRQRYT from the coding sequence GTGAGCGACGCTGTGCACCCCAATGAGGCGATGTCGCTGAAGCGGGCAACCGCTTGGGCGGCGCTTGCGCAGTATTCCGGCTTCGCGCTGCAATTCATCGCCAGCGTCATCATCGCCCGGTATTTCCTCGACCCGGCGGAAGTCGGCATCTTTTCCGTCGCCTTCTCGGCCGCTGCCCTCGTGCATGGCTTGCAGGACTTCGGCCTCAACCGCTTCATCGTGGGCGCGAAGGAGCTGAGCGACGACACCGTCCGGGTCACCTTCACCGTGTCGATCGCGGTTGCCGCCTTTATCGTGACGGTTATCCTGCTCTTGGCCCAGCCGATGGCGGACTTCTTCGGGAACGAGGCGCTGTACACGATCGCGCTGGTGATCGGCATCTCCTATGTCTTCATCCCCTTCAGCGTCGTCCCGCTGGCGATGGTCCAGCGGCGAATGGATTTTCGCGGCTATGCCTTTGTGGAAACCGGCGCGAACCTCGTGCAGGTCGTCATCACGGTTGGCGCTGCGTGGTATGGCTATTCCTCCCTGTCGCTCGCCTTCGGGGTCTTCGCCTACCAGATGGCGAAGGCGGGGCTGACGCAGCTGGTGAACCCCATCTTCCGGATATTTCCGCCGAGCCTCGACGGCTCGCGCCGCATCTTCACCTATGGCGGGTCATCCAGCCTGATCAGTTTTACCGCCAGCGTGGCGACCCGCGCGCCGGACCTGATCGTGGGCAAGATGATCAGCGAGGCGGCGCTGGGCTTGTATGGCCGGGCGACCGGGCTGGCAGTGCAGTTCCGCGTGCTGGTGAGCGGCCCTGTAGAGTCCGTATTCTACCCTTCCCTTTCGCGCGCGCGAGACCGGGGTGAGGATATTTCGGCCCATTACCTGCGCCTGACCTCTGCCCTCTGCGCCGTGACCTGGGCAGCGATGTTCGGCCTGGCCATGGGCGCCGAGCCCCTTGTGCTGGCGCTTTATGGCGAGCGCTGGGCCGGCGTCGCGCCGGTCATGGTCTGGGTCGCCCTGGCGCAGGTCTTCTTCATCGCCATCCCGATGCAGATCGACGTGGGTTATCTGCTGGGCAAATGGCGTACCATCGTGATGCTGACGATGCTGGATGCCGCGCTGTCCATCGGCCTGCTGTATTATGCCGCGCAATTCGGGCTTGAGTGGGCTGCCATTTCGCGCATCGTCCATGGCGCGATCTGGTGGGTCATCCATGCGGCCTTCATGCAGAGGCTTGTTGGCTTCTCCTGGCGCAGCCTGCTGGACATCTACTGGCGCACATTCGTCGCCGGCCTCGCGGCGATCGGCCCGCTGGCCCTTGGCTATGCCTTCTGGATGGCGCCCGATGAAATGACATTCGGCGTCCTGGCGCTGCTCTCCACGCTCGGCGTCGTGACTTGGTATGCCGCGCTTATCGCCATCCGCCATCCGAGCGCGGGCGAGTTCTCCGACATCTTGCGCCATCAGCGAGAGGCCTTCGGCCGCCTGCGGCAGCGCTACACCTGA
- a CDS encoding diacylglycerol/lipid kinase family protein, translating into MKIALVYNERLQPKRMARVQRLAAILQGRGHEVIHAFGDSFDASRDAPGADLAVLAGGDGTARLVIGNQPDIAALPPLAIYPTGTINLLARELGYSRDPEEFARQVERRRDPVTTRIATIGGAPFLACASVGVDAHSVSIVSEKLKLRIGRFAYVAALLALFRNWPRTRMQLVSDHGPLEAEAVFVLRGRHYAGRWTLDRAAQLQGESLRVLALPDARRRDLLALVAYALTGSRKPKGHWHVFETQRLSVHCDAETPVQADGDVVDSSPVEFALTQQSVRFV; encoded by the coding sequence TTGAAGATCGCGCTGGTCTATAACGAACGCCTGCAGCCCAAGCGCATGGCGCGCGTCCAGCGCCTTGCAGCGATCCTGCAGGGCCGCGGACACGAAGTCATTCACGCATTCGGCGACAGTTTCGACGCGTCGCGCGATGCGCCGGGTGCCGACCTTGCCGTACTGGCCGGCGGTGATGGGACGGCGCGGCTGGTGATTGGCAATCAGCCGGACATCGCAGCCCTGCCGCCGCTGGCGATCTATCCCACCGGCACCATCAACCTGCTTGCGCGGGAGCTGGGTTATTCGCGCGACCCGGAAGAGTTCGCCCGGCAAGTGGAACGTCGGCGCGATCCCGTGACCACGCGCATCGCCACGATAGGCGGCGCGCCCTTTCTGGCCTGCGCATCGGTAGGCGTGGACGCGCATTCCGTTTCCATCGTGTCGGAGAAGCTGAAGCTGCGGATTGGCCGCTTCGCCTATGTCGCGGCGCTGCTCGCGCTGTTCCGCAACTGGCCGCGCACGCGCATGCAACTGGTCAGCGACCATGGCCCGCTGGAGGCCGAGGCGGTCTTCGTTCTGCGCGGCCGCCATTATGCCGGGCGCTGGACACTGGACCGCGCCGCGCAGCTGCAAGGCGAGAGCCTGCGCGTGCTGGCGCTGCCCGATGCGCGGCGGCGGGACCTGCTGGCGCTGGTGGCCTATGCCCTGACCGGATCGCGCAAGCCGAAGGGGCACTGGCACGTTTTCGAAACGCAGAGACTGTCCGTGCATTGCGATGCCGAAACGCCCGTGCAGGCCGATGGCGACGTGGTCGATTCCTCGCCCGTGGAGTTCGCGTTGACACAGCAATCGGTCCGCTTCGTCTGA
- a CDS encoding SulP family inorganic anion transporter has protein sequence MFNTSAIRRDWFSNIRADMLAGLVVALALIPEAIGFSIIAGVDPRVGLYASVAIAMVIAFTGGRPGMISAATAAVAVVVVPLVRDYGVEYLFAATILMGIFQLLAAALRLDLLMQFVSRSVITGFVNALAILIFMAQLPELMPGNDGVVWQTYVMVAGALAIIYLLPKFTTAVPSPLVAIVVLTGLALWLGTPVNTVADMGELPEGLPYFVLPDVPLTWETLRIIAPYSTTMAAVGLLESLLTAQIVDDMTHTGSDKRRESGGQGIANVVAAMFGGMGGCAMIGQSVINVTSGGRGRLSTFTAGLSLLIMLAVLGDLVGSVPMPALVAIMIMVSIGTFSWNSFANLGKHPWQSSVVMLSTVVVVVATHNLALGVLAGVILSGVFFTHKVMTMFEVVRERKGDTAIYRAKGQVFYASVERFEAALGPESTQPDPADHVIIDVRKAHFWDISAIGALDKVVERMRRNGRSVQVKGLNRASADLFDKFALTDKTGVEIGLAPHP, from the coding sequence ATGTTCAATACAAGCGCGATCCGCCGCGACTGGTTCTCCAATATCCGTGCCGACATGCTGGCCGGCCTTGTGGTGGCACTGGCGCTGATACCGGAGGCGATTGGCTTCTCGATTATTGCGGGCGTGGACCCGCGCGTGGGCCTTTACGCCTCCGTCGCGATTGCCATGGTCATTGCCTTTACCGGCGGCCGCCCGGGCATGATCAGCGCCGCCACCGCCGCTGTTGCCGTGGTGGTTGTACCGCTGGTGCGCGATTACGGGGTGGAATATCTGTTTGCCGCGACCATCCTGATGGGCATCTTCCAGCTGCTGGCCGCTGCCCTGCGGCTGGACCTGCTGATGCAGTTCGTCTCACGCTCCGTCATCACCGGCTTCGTCAACGCGCTGGCTATCCTGATCTTCATGGCGCAGCTGCCCGAACTGATGCCCGGAAACGACGGCGTGGTCTGGCAGACCTATGTCATGGTCGCGGGCGCGCTTGCGATCATCTACCTGTTGCCCAAATTCACCACCGCCGTACCCAGCCCGCTGGTCGCCATTGTCGTGCTGACCGGGCTTGCCCTCTGGCTCGGCACGCCGGTGAATACGGTCGCCGATATGGGTGAACTGCCTGAAGGCCTGCCCTATTTCGTGCTGCCGGACGTGCCGCTGACGTGGGAAACCCTGCGCATCATCGCCCCCTATTCCACCACCATGGCCGCAGTCGGCCTGCTGGAAAGCCTGCTGACCGCGCAGATCGTGGACGACATGACGCACACCGGCAGCGACAAGCGGCGCGAAAGCGGCGGCCAGGGTATCGCCAATGTCGTGGCCGCCATGTTCGGCGGCATGGGCGGCTGCGCCATGATCGGCCAGTCCGTCATCAACGTGACCAGCGGTGGGCGCGGACGCCTGTCCACCTTCACCGCCGGCCTTTCCCTGCTGATCATGCTGGCGGTGCTGGGCGATCTGGTGGGCAGCGTGCCCATGCCGGCACTGGTGGCGATCATGATCATGGTCAGCATCGGCACCTTCAGCTGGAATAGCTTTGCCAATCTCGGAAAGCATCCCTGGCAGTCCAGCGTCGTGATGCTGTCCACTGTCGTGGTCGTTGTCGCGACGCATAACTTGGCGCTCGGCGTGCTGGCAGGCGTCATCCTTTCGGGCGTCTTCTTCACCCACAAGGTGATGACGATGTTCGAGGTCGTGCGCGAACGGAAGGGCGACACCGCCATCTACCGCGCCAAGGGGCAGGTGTTCTACGCCAGCGTCGAACGCTTCGAAGCCGCGCTTGGCCCGGAAAGCACGCAGCCCGATCCGGCCGACCACGTCATCATCGACGTGCGCAAGGCCCATTTCTGGGACATCTCCGCCATCGGCGCGCTGGACAAGGTGGTGGAGCGCATGCGCCGCAACGGCCGCAGCGTGCAGGTGAAGGGCCTCAACCGCGCAAGCGCCGACCTGTTCGACAAGTTCGCGCTGACGGACAAGACCGGCGTGGAGATCGGGCTAGCGCCGCATCCGTGA
- a CDS encoding ABCB family ABC transporter ATP-binding protein/permease, translating to MPPIHDTPGDAVMEQAGWKTVRRFLPYLWPAGRPDLKRRILLAGLFVLLAKAVVLTLPFAYAGAVDVMAADGDPALWVGIGLVVAYAGGRFATVLFDNVRNMVFERVGQDAVLSLTQDVFARLHRLSLRFHLSRRTGEVTKIIERGTKSIDTMIYFLLFNIAPTLIELTVVAAIFWTLFGWELVAATFVTVIAYIWMTQAITEWRTKLRHEMNELDGQALARAVDSLLNYETVKYFSAEKRELDRYAGSARQYARAALKSENSLGLLNMAQALITNLLMAGAMAFTVWEWSKGNLTPGALVLVNTYLMQLFRPLDLLGWVYRTIRQGLIDMAQMFRLIDTPVEVEDVPGAPALIVRQPSVVFDNVSFGYEPEREILHGLSFEVPAGASVAIVGPSGAGKSTIGRLLFRFYDPSSGRILVDGQDIAQVTQESLRSRIGIVPQDSVLFNDTLRYNIAYGREGADEAEVMAAAEGAAIGPFIRSLPDGLETQVGERGLKLSGGEKQRVAIARTLLKDPPILLLDEATSALDSRTEQEILATLDRVSENRTTLAIAHRLSTIADADLIYVMDAGRIAEQGRHAELLRRDGLYADMWSRQQAETGPDAEALATEGAG from the coding sequence ATGCCACCAATTCATGACACGCCCGGCGATGCCGTAATGGAGCAGGCGGGCTGGAAGACGGTCCGCCGTTTCCTGCCCTATCTATGGCCCGCAGGCCGGCCCGACCTGAAGCGCCGCATCCTGCTGGCCGGGCTGTTCGTGCTGCTGGCGAAGGCCGTCGTGCTGACCCTGCCCTTTGCCTATGCCGGGGCGGTGGACGTGATGGCGGCGGACGGCGATCCGGCCTTGTGGGTCGGGATCGGCCTGGTCGTGGCTTATGCCGGCGGACGTTTCGCCACCGTGCTGTTCGACAATGTCCGCAACATGGTGTTCGAGCGCGTCGGACAGGACGCCGTGCTCAGCCTGACCCAGGACGTGTTTGCGCGCCTGCACCGCCTGTCGCTGCGCTTCCACCTGTCGCGCCGCACGGGCGAGGTCACCAAGATCATCGAACGCGGGACGAAGAGCATCGACACGATGATCTATTTCCTGCTGTTCAATATCGCGCCCACGCTGATCGAGCTTACGGTCGTGGCCGCAATCTTCTGGACGCTGTTCGGGTGGGAGCTGGTGGCGGCGACGTTCGTTACCGTCATCGCCTATATCTGGATGACGCAGGCCATCACCGAATGGCGCACCAAGCTGCGGCACGAGATGAACGAGCTGGACGGGCAGGCCCTGGCCCGCGCGGTGGATTCCCTGCTGAATTACGAGACCGTCAAATACTTCAGCGCCGAGAAGCGTGAGCTGGATCGCTATGCCGGGTCCGCTCGGCAATATGCCCGCGCCGCGCTGAAGAGCGAGAACTCGCTTGGTCTGCTCAACATGGCGCAGGCGCTGATCACAAATCTGCTGATGGCGGGCGCGATGGCCTTTACCGTCTGGGAATGGTCGAAGGGCAACCTCACGCCGGGCGCGCTGGTGCTGGTGAACACATACCTGATGCAGCTGTTCCGCCCGCTGGACCTGCTGGGCTGGGTCTATCGCACGATCCGCCAGGGCCTGATCGACATGGCGCAGATGTTCCGCCTGATCGATACGCCGGTGGAGGTCGAAGATGTGCCGGGCGCGCCTGCGCTGATCGTGCGCCAGCCCTCCGTCGTGTTCGACAATGTCAGCTTCGGTTACGAGCCGGAGCGCGAAATCCTCCACGGCCTGAGCTTCGAGGTGCCCGCCGGTGCCAGCGTGGCCATTGTCGGCCCGTCCGGCGCGGGCAAGAGCACCATCGGCCGTCTGCTGTTCCGCTTCTACGATCCCTCATCCGGACGCATCCTTGTGGACGGGCAGGATATTGCTCAGGTCACACAGGAATCGCTGCGCAGCCGCATCGGTATCGTCCCGCAGGACAGCGTGCTGTTCAACGACACGCTGCGCTACAACATCGCTTATGGCCGCGAAGGTGCGGACGAGGCGGAGGTGATGGCCGCTGCCGAAGGCGCTGCCATCGGCCCCTTCATCCGCAGCCTTCCGGACGGACTGGAAACGCAGGTGGGCGAGCGCGGCCTGAAGCTGTCCGGCGGGGAAAAGCAGCGCGTCGCCATCGCGCGCACGCTGCTGAAGGATCCGCCGATCCTGTTGCTGGACGAAGCCACCAGTGCGCTCGATTCCCGTACGGAGCAGGAGATCCTCGCCACGCTGGACCGGGTCTCAGAAAACCGAACCACGCTGGCCATCGCGCATCGCCTCTCCACCATCGCCGATGCGGACCTTATCTACGTGATGGATGCGGGCCGGATCGCGGAACAGGGTCGCCACGCCGAACTGTTGCGCCGCGACGGGCTTTATGCCGATATGTGGTCGCGCCAGCAGGCCGAGACCGGTCCGGATGCCGAGGCGCTGGCCACGGAGGGTGCCGGTTGA